The Thiogranum longum genome includes a region encoding these proteins:
- a CDS encoding YhdP family protein, which translates to MPLRRLGRMLWWVAASVIVGLAVALSAARLLLPGMAEYRGQVETLVEEVLDRPVEIGSMNAAWHRLSPVLRLQQVVVHDDRFPGGRLDIGEVQVGLNIVDSLLRQKWLTSGIRIIGVQLALQTDLSAEQDKNASLDAFYWLMHQESVSLEQITLDWQDPGLFAQPVHLTDLSAQLKSDGWRHQLLVQTDINEAYGKRIELAADLSGPLKWPQDWTGQLYLKTEDFHVSSVAEWIKPLGYIAKGDVDFEVWANIRNRKLLWSAGSIDVAHPMLSRPEEPEALYTADELSSRFSLRAKKQGWTLELQKFSLMRDQVEAWPESSLRATVRNDASLSVQGRASHVVVSEVSRILPLLPWVGAEMRQRIKRIKPRGELKDTEFELYLHDNAPPDMSLRSSFDNLGMMADDRLPGATGLSGRLEGNLQAGRIDFDSEAVNLQFPRIFSEVPTISRLSGRLEWQHLTDRFRVNSDRLLLVSGPLRTWTRLQLDWVPGQAVPWIDMQLQADDVAVTDIRPYFPDKVLRPKAMKWLGSAFRRGNVHDVRFLLQGPLDHVPFDQGDGRLEVRFDFDDVLLDYHPLWGQLDALRGSALFSGRSMRITADSATILDANVDRAVASIDDFSKPVLDIDGTVSGTLESLLAYINYSPLRDRFGQLVDRTTTRGDADLQLGLRIPLHRKPVHVEVEGTVGFHGDTLKVVDSDIALEQVNGFLKFSDKGVTARDVRAKLFGHPVKVSVYPEGSADTQRTTVDIEGNLGLEGMLEKEFPRIAPYVDGAAYWHALLQIPAGRDISGRSVVLKLRSDLKGVATSLPHPFSKLADDARSLSVAWVPGQLSKEPLEVTLDEDVLLSLLLRENGGGLRKAGIHFGEGSVTLPLSDTVHIDGSLDALDLDAWIDLLRDIVKPGVEGATPAPAVSTELHIERATFLGYTAQVLNVSSLAANPWHFTVSGRDMAGQVEWTPPTGAAAPLLALRLEKLTAEKVEDSAVPESRTAPTPERLPDLDIEVGQLQVGARDFGRIVVRGQRGTEGMTFPVLEVDSRAIVFKGDGAWLQSGAQQSTRFRADITGGELGKLVKMFGDRGSIKGGEMQGHASLNWPGNPADISLTSMEGEVGLETGKGRLVEVKEGAGKLLNLFNLNSLQRRLSLDFTDLTKEGFSFDKMKGTFVIGDGNAYTEDFVIEGSSAIIIISGRTGLASRDYDQLVQVIPQVSSSLPLAGAIAGGPAVGAAVFLAERLVGKNFNRMAQVSYKVTGSWDDPVYTRLKTESDAESEPQADPSVEEKNP; encoded by the coding sequence ATGCCCCTGCGCCGCCTTGGACGTATGCTGTGGTGGGTGGCTGCCAGCGTTATTGTCGGGCTTGCGGTTGCGCTGAGTGCGGCACGTTTGTTACTGCCCGGCATGGCCGAGTACCGTGGACAGGTGGAAACGCTGGTTGAGGAGGTTCTCGACAGGCCGGTGGAAATCGGTTCGATGAATGCAGCATGGCACCGACTTTCACCGGTGCTGAGACTGCAACAGGTTGTTGTACATGACGACAGGTTTCCCGGGGGGCGGCTGGATATCGGTGAAGTCCAGGTCGGGCTGAATATTGTCGATTCGCTGTTACGGCAAAAATGGCTGACATCAGGTATTCGTATTATTGGCGTGCAATTGGCTTTGCAAACCGATCTTTCTGCGGAGCAGGACAAGAATGCGAGCCTGGATGCCTTTTACTGGCTAATGCATCAGGAAAGCGTATCGCTGGAGCAAATAACACTCGACTGGCAGGATCCAGGCCTGTTTGCTCAACCCGTGCACCTCACTGATTTGTCGGCACAGCTGAAAAGCGATGGTTGGCGACACCAGTTACTGGTCCAGACAGATATTAACGAAGCGTATGGCAAGCGGATTGAGCTGGCGGCTGATCTTTCCGGTCCGCTTAAATGGCCGCAGGACTGGACTGGCCAGCTTTATTTAAAGACAGAAGACTTTCATGTGTCATCCGTGGCTGAATGGATAAAGCCACTCGGCTATATTGCGAAAGGTGATGTCGATTTTGAAGTGTGGGCCAACATCCGCAACCGCAAACTGCTGTGGAGTGCAGGCTCGATTGATGTGGCGCATCCCATGTTGTCACGGCCTGAAGAACCGGAAGCCCTTTATACGGCTGATGAGTTGTCCAGCCGTTTCAGCCTGCGCGCAAAAAAGCAGGGCTGGACGCTGGAGTTGCAGAAGTTCAGCCTGATGCGTGACCAGGTGGAGGCATGGCCGGAATCCAGTTTGCGCGCGACAGTCAGAAATGATGCATCCCTGTCTGTCCAGGGCAGGGCCAGTCATGTTGTTGTGTCAGAAGTCAGCCGGATCTTGCCACTGTTACCATGGGTCGGTGCTGAAATGCGGCAGCGTATTAAACGTATAAAGCCACGTGGTGAGTTGAAGGACACGGAGTTCGAGCTTTACCTGCACGATAACGCGCCACCGGATATGTCACTGCGTTCAAGCTTTGATAATCTCGGCATGATGGCTGATGACAGGCTGCCCGGGGCGACAGGTCTTTCGGGTAGGCTGGAAGGCAACTTGCAGGCCGGCCGTATTGATTTCGACAGTGAAGCTGTCAATTTGCAGTTCCCGAGGATTTTCTCCGAGGTACCAACCATTTCCCGTTTGTCAGGTCGGTTGGAATGGCAGCACCTGACAGACCGTTTTCGTGTCAATTCAGATCGCTTGTTACTTGTGTCAGGCCCGCTTCGTACATGGACGCGCCTGCAGCTCGACTGGGTGCCGGGGCAGGCGGTTCCATGGATTGATATGCAGCTGCAGGCTGATGATGTTGCTGTCACAGATATCAGGCCTTATTTCCCTGACAAGGTGTTGCGGCCAAAGGCGATGAAATGGCTGGGTAGTGCTTTCAGGCGAGGGAATGTGCATGATGTCCGTTTTCTGCTGCAGGGGCCGCTGGATCATGTGCCATTTGACCAGGGAGATGGGCGTCTTGAGGTGCGTTTTGATTTTGATGATGTGCTGCTCGACTACCACCCTTTGTGGGGGCAGCTGGATGCATTAAGAGGTTCGGCCCTGTTTTCCGGGCGCTCCATGCGTATCACTGCCGATTCCGCCACCATCCTGGATGCCAATGTAGACCGTGCGGTTGCCAGTATTGATGATTTTTCCAAACCGGTCCTGGATATAGACGGCACAGTCAGTGGAACGCTGGAAAGTCTGCTGGCGTATATCAACTACAGTCCTTTACGAGACCGCTTTGGGCAGCTGGTGGATCGCACCACGACACGTGGCGATGCAGACCTGCAACTCGGCCTGCGCATTCCGTTACACAGGAAACCGGTCCATGTAGAAGTGGAGGGCACGGTCGGGTTTCACGGTGATACGTTAAAAGTGGTTGATAGTGATATTGCACTGGAACAGGTAAATGGATTCCTGAAGTTCTCGGATAAAGGTGTGACAGCCAGGGACGTGAGAGCGAAGTTGTTTGGTCACCCGGTCAAGGTTTCTGTTTACCCGGAGGGCTCGGCGGATACACAACGTACAACTGTCGATATCGAGGGAAATCTTGGCCTGGAAGGGATGCTGGAAAAGGAGTTCCCGCGTATTGCCCCCTACGTAGACGGCGCAGCGTACTGGCATGCACTGTTGCAGATACCTGCGGGCAGGGATATTTCGGGTCGCTCTGTAGTACTGAAATTGCGCTCGGACCTTAAAGGTGTAGCAACGAGCTTGCCGCATCCGTTTTCCAAGCTTGCCGATGATGCCCGTTCGCTGTCAGTTGCCTGGGTGCCTGGTCAGCTGTCGAAAGAACCGCTTGAAGTTACGCTGGACGAGGATGTGTTGCTAAGTCTGCTGCTACGTGAAAATGGTGGCGGACTGCGCAAGGCGGGCATTCACTTTGGCGAAGGTAGTGTGACGTTACCACTTTCCGATACTGTGCATATTGATGGCTCGCTGGATGCACTGGATCTTGACGCATGGATAGACCTTCTGCGAGATATTGTAAAACCCGGGGTGGAGGGTGCCACGCCGGCCCCGGCAGTATCGACAGAATTGCATATAGAGCGGGCAACCTTTCTCGGCTATACGGCGCAGGTACTGAATGTTTCCAGTCTTGCAGCGAATCCCTGGCATTTTACCGTCAGTGGACGTGATATGGCCGGACAAGTTGAATGGACTCCACCAACAGGCGCTGCCGCCCCGTTACTTGCCCTGCGGCTGGAAAAGCTGACGGCAGAAAAGGTAGAGGACAGTGCTGTACCGGAATCGCGTACTGCGCCGACACCTGAACGCTTGCCAGATCTGGACATAGAAGTCGGGCAGTTGCAGGTTGGCGCACGTGACTTTGGCAGGATTGTCGTACGTGGCCAGCGGGGAACAGAGGGTATGACATTCCCGGTGCTGGAGGTTGACTCCCGGGCCATTGTTTTCAAGGGTGATGGTGCCTGGTTGCAGTCAGGTGCGCAGCAGAGCACGCGTTTCCGTGCGGATATCACAGGTGGAGAGCTTGGCAAGCTGGTGAAGATGTTTGGTGATCGTGGTTCGATCAAGGGCGGTGAAATGCAGGGCCATGCTTCACTCAACTGGCCAGGTAACCCGGCCGATATCAGCCTCACGTCCATGGAGGGCGAGGTCGGACTGGAAACCGGCAAAGGCCGCCTGGTCGAGGTAAAGGAGGGAGCAGGCAAGCTGCTCAACCTGTTCAATCTCAATTCGTTGCAGCGACGCCTTTCCCTGGATTTTACTGACTTGACCAAAGAGGGATTCAGTTTCGACAAGATGAAGGGTACTTTTGTTATCGGTGATGGAAACGCCTACACGGAAGATTTTGTGATAGAAGGGTCATCGGCCATTATCATAATATCGGGGCGGACAGGCCTGGCCAGCCGGGATTATGATCAGCTGGTCCAGGTGATACCGCAGGTGAGTTCCAGTCTTCCATTGGCCGGGGCCATAGCAGGTGGCCCTGCAGTTGGTGCGGCCGTATTTCTTGCAGAGCGGCTGGTCGGCAAGAATTTTAACCGCATGGCACAGGTGAGCTACAAAGTTACGGGAAGCTGGGATGATCCGGTTTATACACGTCTGAAAACGGAATCTGATGCTGAATCCGAACCTCAAGCGGATCCGTCGGTGGAGGAAAAGAACCCCTGA
- a CDS encoding PTS sugar transporter subunit IIA, with the protein MNVGILLITHGNIGAVLLQSAIDVLGVCPLQTSTLSAPTDCDPERVLAEAVTMANRLDSGDGVLVLTDLYGSTPSNIACRLQEQHAVRVVSGVNLPMLIRVLNYPGMDLDELTHKAVTGGRDGVLTCNLEGPLHAG; encoded by the coding sequence GTGAACGTCGGAATCCTGCTTATCACGCATGGCAATATTGGTGCGGTACTGTTGCAATCCGCGATTGATGTACTGGGCGTCTGCCCGCTGCAAACATCCACCCTGTCTGCACCTACGGACTGCGATCCGGAACGGGTGCTTGCAGAAGCCGTCACCATGGCAAACCGGCTCGACAGCGGGGATGGTGTGCTGGTACTGACTGATCTGTATGGATCGACGCCCAGCAACATTGCCTGCCGCCTGCAGGAACAGCACGCCGTTCGCGTAGTTTCCGGCGTCAATCTCCCCATGCTGATACGGGTACTGAATTACCCCGGCATGGACCTTGACGAGTTGACACACAAGGCAGTAACCGGCGGCCGGGACGGCGTTCTAACCTGCAACCTGGAAGGTCCGCTGCATGCTGGATAA
- a CDS encoding putative 2OG-Fe(II) oxygenase, translating to MSKQQNLDIHYGLVQLADSVRLNEAVRAQYRALKQANSAAITHSHYFEGRYENTYVPASVLTGIQPVLDIARREAAAFLKTEVLPEPGFWLNEMAPGHVTLAHRHDEDDELLSGVYYIDVPENSGDLVLEQGCVTTRIRPQAGMLVLFPPDVLHHVTQNLGKEIRLSVGMNFGIRD from the coding sequence ATGAGCAAACAACAGAATCTCGATATTCACTATGGTCTTGTCCAGCTGGCTGACAGCGTGCGGCTCAATGAGGCGGTCCGGGCCCAGTACAGGGCATTAAAACAAGCGAATTCAGCAGCTATTACCCATAGCCATTATTTTGAAGGCCGCTATGAAAACACCTATGTACCAGCCTCGGTGCTGACCGGTATCCAGCCTGTGCTTGATATTGCTCGCCGTGAGGCGGCAGCCTTTCTGAAAACAGAAGTATTGCCGGAACCAGGGTTCTGGCTAAACGAAATGGCCCCCGGTCACGTCACGCTGGCGCACCGCCACGATGAGGATGACGAACTGCTGTCGGGGGTGTACTACATTGATGTACCGGAAAATTCCGGCGACCTGGTGCTTGAGCAGGGGTGTGTTACCACACGAATTCGTCCGCAAGCCGGTATGCTGGTGCTGTTCCCGCCCGATGTGCTGCATCATGTGACACAGAACCTTGGTAAGGAAATCCGCCTCTCAGTCGGGATGAATTTCGGTATACGCGATTAG
- the mgtE gene encoding magnesium transporter encodes MESAEQKNTQQRLEALTDALHSGAADKVRQLLSVLHPAEIGDLLESLPHGPRELLWELVPSEEQGEVLVEVNDEVRSGLIDEMETHELVQATGGLDTDDLADLLHDLPGAVIHELLLSMDKQNRQRLEAALSYPEDTAGGLMDLDVVTVRANVSLDVVLRYLRLRGEIPELTDSLFVVNRFDHLQGLLPLSTLLTNDPEASVAEVMNRDVEGIPATMKSIDVARLFQDRNLVSAPVIDENNKLLGRITVDDVVDVIRDEAEHNIMSMAGLDEEDDIFAPVVTSARRRAVWLGVNLATAFLASWVIGLFESTLDKVVALAVLMPIVASMGGIAGSQTLTIMIRGLALGQVGSSNARSLMLKEIQVSIMNALIWSLVVAVIAMAWFQNMDLGLIIGAALIINLIFAAVAGFTIPLILKRVGVDPALAGTVLLTTVTDVVGFVAFLGLGTWYLT; translated from the coding sequence GTGGAATCTGCCGAACAGAAAAACACCCAACAGCGCCTGGAAGCGCTTACGGATGCCTTGCACAGCGGTGCGGCAGATAAAGTGCGGCAACTGCTGTCGGTCCTGCACCCGGCAGAAATCGGCGATTTGCTCGAGTCACTCCCGCACGGCCCACGTGAATTGCTCTGGGAACTGGTTCCCAGTGAAGAGCAGGGTGAAGTCCTCGTCGAAGTCAACGACGAGGTGCGTTCCGGACTGATCGATGAAATGGAGACCCATGAACTGGTTCAGGCCACCGGCGGACTGGACACCGATGACCTTGCCGACCTGCTGCACGACCTGCCGGGCGCAGTCATCCATGAACTCCTGCTGTCCATGGACAAGCAGAACCGCCAGCGCCTGGAAGCGGCACTCTCTTACCCGGAAGATACCGCCGGCGGCCTCATGGATCTCGACGTGGTCACGGTGCGCGCCAATGTTTCGCTGGACGTGGTATTACGCTACCTGCGCCTGCGGGGCGAGATCCCGGAGCTGACCGACAGCCTGTTCGTAGTCAACCGCTTTGACCATCTTCAGGGCCTGCTGCCCCTCAGCACACTGCTGACCAATGACCCAGAAGCCAGCGTGGCGGAAGTCATGAACCGCGATGTCGAAGGTATTCCCGCGACCATGAAAAGTATCGACGTTGCGCGCCTGTTCCAGGATCGTAACCTCGTATCCGCACCGGTCATTGACGAAAACAACAAACTGCTCGGTCGTATAACAGTTGATGATGTCGTGGATGTCATTCGCGATGAAGCCGAACATAACATCATGAGTATGGCCGGCCTGGATGAAGAAGACGATATCTTCGCACCGGTGGTTACCAGCGCACGACGCCGTGCTGTATGGCTGGGCGTCAATCTCGCCACAGCTTTCCTCGCTTCATGGGTCATAGGCCTGTTCGAGTCCACGCTTGACAAGGTCGTAGCGCTGGCCGTTCTGATGCCGATTGTCGCCAGTATGGGCGGTATTGCCGGCAGCCAGACACTGACCATCATGATCCGTGGACTCGCCCTGGGCCAGGTCGGCTCCAGTAACGCACGCTCTCTTATGCTCAAGGAAATCCAGGTCAGTATCATGAATGCCCTGATCTGGTCGCTGGTGGTGGCCGTTATTGCAATGGCCTGGTTCCAGAACATGGATCTCGGCCTGATTATCGGCGCTGCGTTGATCATAAACCTGATTTTCGCAGCCGTAGCGGGCTTCACTATTCCGCTGATTCTCAAACGTGTCGGTGTAGACCCTGCACTGGCGGGGACGGTACTGCTCACCACAGTAACCGACGTAGTCGGGTTTGTTGCCTTCCTCGGTCTGGGAACCTGGTACCTGACCTAA
- the rapZ gene encoding RNase adapter RapZ, with the protein MKLIIVSGLSGSGKSVALHTLEDLGYYCIDNLPAGLLSALALELEQAAKPVEKVAVGIDARNLPQSLQQFNDILDKLKSRGISNEILFITCDPATLIKRFSETRRRHPLSDTHISLAEAIELERQLLEPIARRADLFIDTSQTTVHQLRDMVQQRVERREDNHLSLMFQSFGFKHGIPGDADFVFDARCLPNPHWRPELRPLTGRDEAVAQYLGNEAQVTAMVDNLTAFLDTWIPAFEADNRSYLTVAIGCTGGQHRSVYLVEQLQHYFRTRYPNVTTRHRELP; encoded by the coding sequence GTGAAACTGATCATTGTCAGCGGACTCTCCGGCTCGGGGAAAAGTGTGGCGTTGCACACGCTCGAAGACCTCGGCTATTACTGCATCGACAACCTGCCAGCCGGGTTGCTGAGCGCCCTTGCGCTCGAACTCGAGCAGGCTGCCAAACCCGTCGAAAAAGTTGCCGTAGGTATTGACGCGCGGAATCTCCCCCAGTCGCTGCAACAATTCAATGACATACTGGACAAACTCAAATCCCGGGGCATCAGTAACGAAATCCTGTTTATTACCTGTGATCCTGCAACATTGATCAAACGCTTCAGTGAAACCAGACGCCGCCACCCGTTAAGTGACACACATATATCACTGGCCGAAGCCATCGAGCTGGAACGCCAGCTACTTGAGCCCATTGCCCGGCGCGCCGACCTGTTCATCGACACCAGCCAGACTACTGTTCACCAGTTACGCGACATGGTCCAGCAGCGCGTGGAACGCCGCGAAGACAACCATCTTTCCCTGATGTTCCAGTCCTTTGGCTTCAAGCACGGTATACCCGGCGATGCAGATTTTGTCTTTGACGCACGCTGCCTGCCGAATCCGCACTGGCGCCCCGAGTTACGCCCACTTACCGGACGTGACGAAGCTGTTGCACAATACCTGGGCAATGAAGCGCAGGTTACTGCAATGGTGGATAACCTGACTGCATTTCTCGACACCTGGATTCCGGCTTTTGAAGCCGACAACCGCAGCTACCTGACTGTGGCCATTGGTTGCACCGGTGGCCAGCACCGTTCTGTCTATCTTGTCGAACAACTGCAGCATTACTTCAGGACGCGTTACCCCAACGTCACCACCCGCCACCGGGAGTTACCGTGA
- the yjgA gene encoding ribosome biogenesis factor YjgA — MEQDEFDPADLPPSKTRRKKDADALQQLGTDLLELPETDWVKLSLPDSLIDALREMKRIHSRSALKRQRQFIGRLMRDVDPEPVQQHFEQLRQKTRQQVQAHHALEEWRDRMIGEDDSVVEAYLQEYGNADRQHLRQLVRQARKERDQSKPPKSARALFRYLREMAK, encoded by the coding sequence GTGGAACAAGACGAATTTGACCCTGCCGACCTGCCGCCAAGCAAGACCCGGCGAAAAAAAGATGCCGATGCGCTGCAACAGCTTGGCACCGACCTGCTTGAATTACCTGAAACGGACTGGGTGAAACTGTCGCTACCCGATTCGTTGATCGATGCCCTGCGCGAAATGAAACGAATCCACTCGCGCAGCGCCCTCAAGCGTCAACGCCAGTTTATCGGGCGCCTGATGCGCGATGTCGACCCTGAACCTGTCCAGCAACACTTCGAGCAACTGCGCCAGAAGACCCGCCAGCAGGTACAGGCACATCACGCACTGGAGGAGTGGCGTGACCGTATGATCGGGGAAGACGATTCAGTGGTCGAGGCGTATTTGCAGGAGTATGGCAACGCCGACCGTCAGCACCTGCGACAGCTGGTGCGCCAGGCGCGTAAAGAACGCGACCAGAGTAAACCGCCAAAGTCTGCGCGTGCGCTGTTTCGCTACCTCCGTGAGATGGCAAAGTAG
- a CDS encoding HPr family phosphocarrier protein, producing MLDKNITIVNKLGLHARAAAKLVTLASSFASDIKLARNGQEVNGKSIMGVMMLAASKGTEIRLIADGDDEHEAIRKLTELIENRFGEEE from the coding sequence ATGCTGGATAAAAACATAACCATCGTCAACAAACTTGGACTGCATGCACGCGCCGCTGCGAAACTGGTCACCCTTGCATCATCCTTTGCCAGTGACATAAAACTTGCCCGCAACGGACAAGAGGTCAATGGCAAAAGTATTATGGGCGTCATGATGCTGGCAGCGTCAAAAGGCACTGAGATACGACTCATTGCTGATGGCGATGATGAGCATGAGGCAATCAGGAAACTGACCGAACTGATCGAAAATCGCTTTGGTGAGGAAGAATGA
- the ptsP gene encoding phosphoenolpyruvate--protein phosphotransferase: MTITISGTGISRGIAIGRAQRLDDGELEIYEAAIPKELIEDEVARFRRAVHTARQQLKAIRNSIPEATSADITDFIDTHLLMMEDSMLTAAPIERIRHEHCCAEWALKSQRDELAQVFDEMDDPYLRTRKDDIDHVVTRIQRILIGEKAAGAADEKHTLEGTIVLAHDLNPAEAALLQHQGIAGFVTESGGPLSHTAILARSLGMPAIVGTHITPQHIRDGDTVILDGSRGLLLADIDEDTLKDYHRQQRQQKKHQVELKRLKNEPAVTADNIPVNLFANVELLEDIRAARQSGADGIGLFRTEFLFMNRNDIPDEEEQLKHYLALIRSMRGLPVIIRTLDLGADKECGASEKRNCPNPALGLRAIRLCLNNIELFRPQLRAILRASAKGPVQMMIPMLSSSSELDRVIELIEEVKQQLQDDGLAFDRNLPVGGMIEVPAAALSASLFARKLDFLSIGTNDLIQYALAIDRTDDSVTYLYDPLHPGVLKLVRMVIDACQQHLTPVAMCGEMAGDPRYTRLLLGMGLRQFSVPPTSLFEVKDAIRRCDTRLLSVHIDKILASDDPQQIHAAVDDLNTLH, translated from the coding sequence ATGACCATCACCATCTCCGGTACGGGAATTTCACGCGGTATCGCTATTGGCCGCGCGCAACGGCTGGATGATGGTGAGCTGGAAATCTATGAAGCAGCTATCCCGAAAGAACTGATCGAAGACGAAGTGGCACGCTTCCGCCGTGCTGTTCACACAGCTCGCCAGCAACTCAAGGCAATTCGCAACAGCATCCCCGAAGCCACATCCGCAGATATTACCGACTTTATCGACACCCACCTGCTGATGATGGAGGACAGCATGCTGACCGCCGCGCCTATTGAGCGAATTCGCCATGAGCACTGCTGCGCAGAATGGGCACTTAAATCACAGCGCGACGAACTGGCGCAGGTTTTTGATGAAATGGATGACCCTTACCTGCGCACCCGAAAGGATGATATTGATCACGTTGTCACACGTATCCAGCGCATTCTGATCGGGGAGAAGGCAGCTGGTGCAGCTGATGAAAAGCATACACTGGAGGGCACCATCGTCCTTGCCCATGATCTCAACCCGGCCGAAGCAGCCCTGCTGCAACACCAGGGTATAGCCGGCTTTGTCACTGAATCAGGCGGCCCGCTGTCACATACAGCAATACTCGCTCGCAGCCTGGGTATGCCAGCCATCGTCGGCACACATATCACCCCGCAACACATACGCGATGGCGATACTGTCATCCTTGATGGCAGCCGTGGCCTGTTGCTTGCCGATATCGATGAAGATACCCTGAAAGACTATCATCGTCAGCAGCGACAACAGAAGAAACACCAGGTCGAGCTTAAGCGGCTTAAAAACGAGCCGGCAGTAACGGCAGACAACATCCCGGTCAACCTCTTTGCCAACGTTGAACTACTTGAGGATATACGCGCTGCACGCCAGTCCGGTGCCGATGGAATCGGCCTGTTCCGGACCGAATTTCTGTTCATGAATCGTAATGATATCCCGGACGAGGAAGAACAGCTGAAACACTATCTGGCGCTAATCAGATCCATGAGGGGGCTACCCGTCATCATTCGCACCCTTGACCTCGGTGCAGACAAGGAATGCGGCGCCTCGGAAAAGCGTAACTGCCCCAACCCGGCGCTCGGACTGCGCGCCATACGTCTGTGCCTGAACAATATTGAACTTTTCCGCCCACAACTACGTGCCATTCTGCGCGCCTCGGCAAAGGGACCTGTGCAAATGATGATTCCGATGCTGTCCAGTTCCAGCGAACTGGACCGCGTCATTGAGCTCATCGAAGAGGTCAAGCAACAACTCCAGGATGATGGGCTGGCATTTGACAGGAACCTGCCGGTCGGCGGCATGATCGAGGTACCGGCTGCTGCACTTTCCGCCAGCCTGTTTGCGCGCAAACTGGATTTCCTGTCAATTGGCACCAACGACCTGATTCAGTATGCCCTCGCCATCGATCGCACCGATGACAGTGTCACCTACCTGTACGATCCACTTCATCCCGGTGTCCTGAAACTTGTCCGCATGGTTATCGATGCCTGTCAGCAGCACCTGACCCCGGTTGCCATGTGCGGTGAAATGGCCGGTGACCCGCGCTACACCCGCCTGCTGCTGGGCATGGGGCTGCGCCAGTTCTCGGTGCCGCCAACGTCACTGTTCGAGGTCAAGGACGCAATTCGCCGCTGCGACACCCGACTACTGTCCGTGCACATCGATAAAATCCTCGCCAGCGACGATCCGCAGCAAATTCACGCTGCTGTCGATGACCTGAACACCCTCCACTAA
- a CDS encoding carbon-nitrogen hydrolase family protein translates to MTIAACIQMASGPNVGANLLEAERLIGLAADKDARLVVLPENFAIMGKEESDKVAVRESDEGGPIQDFLSQQAAKHGIWLVGGTVPMQASVDDKIRAACLLYDDKGKRVARYDKIHLFDVSVMDNGERYTESDTIEAGDEAVVVDTPFGRLGLAVCYDLRFPELFRTMLDQGMEIIALPSAFTAITGKAHWETLVRARAIENLCFVLAAGQGGYHVNGRETYGHSMIVDPWGNIMNELANGSGLVCAEMDLDRLNSIRRSFPCLEHRNIVCRV, encoded by the coding sequence GTGACAATAGCAGCCTGTATTCAGATGGCCTCAGGGCCCAATGTTGGCGCCAATCTGCTTGAGGCCGAAAGGCTGATTGGTCTGGCGGCGGATAAAGACGCCAGGCTGGTGGTGTTGCCGGAAAATTTTGCCATTATGGGCAAGGAAGAGAGTGACAAGGTTGCCGTGCGCGAGTCGGATGAAGGTGGGCCGATCCAGGACTTCCTTTCCCAGCAGGCGGCGAAGCACGGGATCTGGCTGGTGGGCGGAACGGTACCCATGCAGGCTTCGGTCGATGACAAGATTCGCGCCGCATGTCTGTTATATGACGACAAGGGAAAGCGTGTTGCGCGCTACGATAAAATTCACCTGTTTGATGTTTCGGTCATGGATAACGGCGAGCGCTATACCGAGTCCGATACCATTGAAGCCGGTGATGAGGCAGTTGTTGTCGATACACCGTTTGGTCGCCTCGGACTGGCCGTCTGTTACGACCTGCGTTTTCCCGAGCTGTTCCGCACCATGCTGGATCAGGGTATGGAGATTATCGCCTTGCCTTCCGCGTTTACCGCCATTACCGGCAAGGCGCACTGGGAAACGCTGGTACGCGCACGTGCTATCGAGAACCTGTGTTTCGTGCTGGCGGCAGGCCAGGGCGGGTATCACGTTAATGGGCGTGAGACCTATGGACACAGCATGATCGTCGATCCCTGGGGTAACATCATGAATGAACTGGCCAATGGTTCGGGGCTGGTGTGTGCTGAGATGGATCTGGATCGGCTGAACAGCATACGTCGCAGCTTCCCCTGCCTGGAGCATCGCAATATCGTTTGCCGGGTCTGA